From a single Candidatus Zixiibacteriota bacterium genomic region:
- the gnd gene encoding decarboxylating 6-phosphogluconate dehydrogenase — translation MKIGFVGLGKMGSNMVERLLQHNHQVVAYDLSEEARKEVSAKGAEIVTSLEELVKKLEAPRAVWVMVPAGEPTEDTINSLSSLLQKGDVIIDGGNSYYKDSIKRAEQLKEKSIFFLDVGTSGGIWGLKVGYCLMVGGEKDAFLKLEPVFKSLAPKDGYAHLGENGAGHFVKMVHNGIEYALLQAYGEGFEIMQAKKDFKLDLAGISHLWNRGSVVRSWLLELAEDAFKKSPHLEEIEGYVIDSGEGRWTVLEAINEEVPAPVINLSLLERFRSRQKESFSAKVIAALRNEFGGHEVKRKKPEEKR, via the coding sequence ATGAAAATAGGCTTTGTTGGTTTAGGAAAAATGGGGTCTAACATGGTTGAGCGTTTACTCCAGCACAACCATCAGGTGGTAGCCTATGATTTAAGCGAGGAAGCAAGAAAAGAAGTTAGTGCCAAAGGTGCTGAAATTGTCACTTCCTTAGAAGAGCTGGTAAAAAAGCTGGAGGCTCCACGTGCAGTCTGGGTTATGGTTCCTGCTGGAGAACCGACCGAGGACACTATAAATTCTCTTTCCTCACTTTTGCAAAAAGGAGACGTGATAATTGATGGAGGCAATTCATACTATAAAGATTCCATAAAAAGAGCGGAGCAATTAAAAGAAAAGAGTATCTTTTTTCTGGATGTAGGCACAAGCGGCGGTATCTGGGGCTTGAAAGTAGGATATTGCCTGATGGTCGGCGGCGAAAAGGATGCTTTCCTGAAGCTGGAACCGGTATTTAAATCCCTTGCTCCAAAAGATGGTTACGCTCATCTGGGAGAAAACGGGGCAGGGCATTTTGTCAAGATGGTTCACAACGGAATAGAATATGCCCTTCTTCAAGCCTATGGCGAGGGGTTTGAGATAATGCAGGCAAAAAAAGATTTCAAGTTAGACCTTGCCGGGATCTCTCATTTATGGAACCGGGGTAGCGTGGTTCGCTCCTGGCTTTTAGAGCTGGCTGAGGATGCATTCAAAAAAAGTCCTCACTTGGAGGAAATAGAAGGGTATGTGATCGATTCCGGAGAAGGCCGATGGACAGTGCTTGAGGCAATCAATGAAGAGGTGCCAGCCCCGGTTATCAACCTTTCGCTTCTGGAGCGGTTTCGCTCCCGTCAAAAAGAATCCTTCTCTGCCAAAGTCATTGCTGCTTTGAGAAACGAGTTTGGAGGGCACGAGGTGAAAAGGAAAAAGCCTGAGGAGAAAAGATAG